From a region of the Acidobacteriota bacterium genome:
- a CDS encoding flippase-like domain-containing protein → MTKRRAIILAVVFAALAGLVYLQFRTWKSFDWDIFLHETRQADPRRLLTAVAFIYSVYYLRALRWKIFLLPVRKTSAARLTPAQFIGFTGLALLGRPGEFIRPYLIARREELPFPSQIAVWMVERIFDSGSVAILLALALLSHRLHTIPFLAENRQVMHRLNEMGYLLVAGVAFVALAALVIRRNGNALADWFEARLRRPLPKVAELVAQKVRSFGAGLNTIHSVFSFFQLLGISLLIWAIVGLAYAEVIRAYPDPRLHSIELPHVALLMVASMAGSMLQLPGIGGGSQLATIAVLSRIFEVPKELAASCGVMLWLVTFMAVIPAGLFLAHREHVSLRELEAESHAKEVAKD, encoded by the coding sequence GTGACCAAGCGCCGCGCAATCATCCTCGCCGTCGTCTTCGCCGCGCTTGCGGGACTCGTCTACCTGCAGTTCCGGACGTGGAAGAGCTTCGACTGGGATATCTTCCTCCATGAGACGCGGCAAGCCGACCCCAGGCGCCTGCTCACCGCCGTGGCGTTCATCTACTCGGTCTATTACCTGCGCGCGCTGCGCTGGAAGATCTTCCTGCTTCCGGTGCGCAAGACGTCGGCAGCGAGGCTGACGCCCGCGCAGTTCATCGGCTTCACCGGGCTCGCGCTGCTCGGCCGTCCCGGCGAATTCATCCGGCCATACCTGATCGCGCGGCGCGAGGAGCTGCCCTTCCCTTCGCAGATCGCCGTCTGGATGGTGGAGCGCATCTTTGATAGCGGTTCGGTCGCCATCCTGCTGGCGTTGGCGCTGCTCTCGCACCGGCTGCATACCATCCCTTTCCTGGCGGAGAACCGGCAGGTGATGCACCGGCTCAACGAGATGGGATACCTGCTGGTCGCGGGCGTGGCCTTCGTCGCACTCGCGGCATTGGTCATCCGGCGCAATGGCAACGCGCTCGCCGACTGGTTCGAGGCCAGGCTGCGGCGCCCGCTCCCTAAGGTTGCAGAACTGGTCGCCCAAAAGGTGCGCAGCTTCGGCGCCGGGCTGAACACCATCCACAGCGTCTTCTCCTTCTTCCAGCTACTCGGGATCTCGCTGCTCATCTGGGCCATCGTCGGCCTGGCGTACGCGGAGGTGATACGGGCATATCCTGACCCCCGCCTGCACTCGATCGAGCTGCCGCACGTGGCCCTGCTCATGGTCGCGAGCATGGCCGGCTCCATGCTCCAGCTGCCCGGCATCGGCGGCGGCTCACAGCTGGCGACCATCGCCGTCCTCTCGCGCATATTCGAGGTGCCGAAGGAGCTGGCGGCAAGCTGCGGCGTCATGCTCTGGCTGGTCACGTTCATGGCCGTCATCCCGGCGGGCCTGTTCCTCGCCCACCGCGAGCACGTCAGCCTGCGCGAGCTCGAAGCCGAGTCGCACGCCAAAGAGGTAGCGAAAGATTGA
- the nrdR gene encoding transcriptional regulator NrdR: MKCPFCGFVNDKVVDSRESKEGESIRRRRECLKCEKRFTTYERIDEIPYMVVKKDGRREKFDRQKVLSGILRACEKRPVSMGKMEQIVNEVETYVIDSSERERKTSEVGEVIMQRLKKLDKVAYVRFASVYMDFKDVKEFMNELKDLLKDKVTTAKAK, translated from the coding sequence ATGAAATGTCCATTCTGCGGGTTCGTGAATGACAAGGTGGTTGATTCGCGCGAGAGCAAGGAAGGCGAATCGATCCGCCGCCGGCGTGAGTGCCTGAAGTGCGAGAAGCGCTTCACCACCTACGAGCGCATCGACGAGATCCCGTACATGGTGGTAAAGAAGGACGGGCGCCGGGAGAAGTTCGACCGCCAGAAGGTGCTCTCGGGCATTCTGCGCGCGTGCGAAAAGCGCCCCGTCTCGATGGGCAAGATGGAGCAGATCGTCAACGAGGTCGAGACCTACGTGATCGACTCGTCCGAGCGCGAGCGCAAGACCAGCGAGGTCGGCGAAGTCATCATGCAGCGGCTTAAGAAGCTGGACAAAGTGGCCTACGTCCGCTTCGCTTCCGTCTACATGGACTTCAAAGACGTGAAAGAATTCATGAACGAGCTGAAAGACCTGCTCAAAGATAAGGTAACCACCGCAAAGGCGAAGTGA